A single window of Neurospora crassa OR74A linkage group VII, whole genome shotgun sequence DNA harbors:
- a CDS encoding ARP2/3 complex 21 kDa subunit — MPAYNSVFNADPSPRLIGNFPLFPLRTKIRGPIYPLPFPDPPLAANESPDPDSESYDILDETLALFRANTFFRNFEIQGPADRLLVYGIWYISDCLGRIKPHYGVREATKEVNNAALDVNFALPGDPGWPLNQMYEPPRDRQDAEVLRQYLSQVRQELAQRLLARVYDDETEDKPSKWWLSFTKRKFMGKGL; from the exons ATGCCG GCCTACAACTCCGTCTTCAACGCCGACCCCTCCCCCCGCCTAATCGGCAacttccctctcttcccgCTTCGCACCAAGATCCGCGGGCCGATCTaccctctccccttcccgGACCCTCCGCTCGCCGCCAACGAGTCGCCCGACCCGGACTCGGAGTCATACGACATTCTGGACGAGACGCTAGCTCTCTTCCGCGCCAACACCTTTTTCCGCAACTTTGAGATCCAGGGCCCCGCCGACCGCCTGCTGGTCTACGGCATCTGGTACATCAGCGACTGTCTGGGCCGCATCAAGCCGCACTATGGCGTTAGGGAGGCGACGAAGGAAGTGAACAATGCGGCGCTGGATGTGAACTTTGCGTTGCCGGGCGATCCTGGGTGGCCTTTGAATCAG ATGTATGAACCCCCCCGCGACCGTCAAGACGCAGAAGTCCTCCGTCAGTACCTGTCGCAGGTCCGGCAGGAACTGGCGCAGAGGTTATTGGCGCGCGTGTACGACGACGAGACCGAGGACAAGCCGAGCAAGTGGTGGTTGAGCTTTACCAAGAGGAAGTTCATGGGCAAGGGACTCTGA